The Drosophila mauritiana strain mau12 chromosome 2R, ASM438214v1, whole genome shotgun sequence genome has a segment encoding these proteins:
- the LOC117138101 gene encoding uncharacterized protein LOC117138101 has product MANSKPLSVKLKLPNRVQPEYIPHFGKAGCYTNKLHYFKKHFLDEARKKKYALDFLEPVDTDALKVPTYYTVIKHPMDIGTILKRVQNNYYKSVNDAIGDFKLIISNCFLFNRPGDVVHRKGQMLEKFFQKKLRGLPCGPEVPCNRDPMAVGRPRTNAPSAEQTELKCREILKKLQSYTNQTDAMTRHFFNNKWDSLQKRVDRQYFKSVHDFGFHVDNCFRKYLEPAKILYERVFNKPAEWCTSMNGMLGSSLDSALNAADLNELLAAAKLTENRLMQCVQVQGSGEPLRAKNLVETFCDTLKKMINKMEAGQRNSSKPPSSKRQKLIPNPETDLVQGEFKPAIELLNGNEIDNLMAVSIESSDDEDIDTPTRVTDADRCATQKLFAKLPTNAMKEIIHMVQQIEGFSSENCGDLSFDVKAFAAETMVLMKSAVTKASRAHSKLKLKDMQPSEKERLQRALQSQLVNITRMLNKNRRRCGPLINCRNKTINSNNVVRKRAIAPLSAKLKPPQANVMAPQLGACVVESHNLSDTSDEEEVGPPQPAGGTPMGNIPRNNNPPQKQPVISPNLPFVVELSSSSSESEMETKSGRASRSRSSSSSSSRSSSSASSGSGSGSGSGSGSGSGSGSGSGSGSGSGSSSSAGSRSRPGSRSSSSSSSGSDSDDSSDVEEVPLVPGGQMRTA; this is encoded by the exons ATG GCAAACTCCAAACCGCTTTCCGTAAAACTAAAACTTCCAAATCGTGTCCAACCCGAGTATATACCGCATTTCGGAAAGGCGGGTTGTTATACCAATAAGTTGCATTACTTCAAGAAGCATTTTCTCGACGAGGCTCGCAAGAAGAAGTATGCGTTGGACTTCTTGGAGCCCGTGGACACTGATGCTTTGAAGGTGCCCACATACTACACGGTTATCAAACACCCCATGGATATCGGTACCATACTGAAAAGAGTGCAGAACAACTACTATAAATCTGTCAATGATGCGATTGGCGATTTCAAGCTAATTATTAGCAATTGCTTTCTATTCAATCGACCGGGCGATGTCGTTCACCGCAAGGGCCAGATGCTGGAGAAGTTCTTTCAAAAGAAACTCCGAGGTTTGCCGTGTGGTCCAGAGGTGCCCTGCAACAGGGATCCCATGGCGGTGGGCAGGCCTAGGACGAATGCTCCTAGTGCCGAGCAGACGGAACTCAAGTGCCGGGAGATATTGAAGAAGTTGCAGAGCTATACCAATCAGACGGATGCCATGACGCGCCATTTCTTCAATAACAAGTGGGATTCGTTGCAAAAGAGAGTGGATCGGCAGTACTTCAAATCCGTCCATGATTTTGGCTTTCATGTGGACAACTGCTTTAGAAAGTACCTCGAACCGGCTAAAATCCTCTACGAAAGAGTCTTTAATAAGCCGGCGGAGTGGTGTACTTCCATGAATGGAATGCTCGGCTCTTCGCTGGATTCTGCTTTGAATGCTGCAGATCTAAATGAACTACTGGCTGCCGCCAAGTTAACCGAAAATCGCTTGATGCAGTGCGTCCAAGTGCAGGGTTCCGGAGAACCTCTGAGGGCCAAGAATTTGGTGGAGACTTTCTGTGACACCTTAAAAAAGATGATAAACAAAATGGAGGCAGGTCAACGTAATTCTTCAAAGCCACCATCTAGCAAACGACAGAAATTGATCCCAAATCCGGAAACGGATTTGGTCCAAGGCGAATTTAAGCCAGCTATAGAGTTGTTGAACGGGAATGAAATAGACAACCTCATGGCAGTTAGCATTGAATCCTCAGATGATGAAGACATCGATACCCCAACACGTGTCACTGACGCGGATCGCTGTGCCACACAGAAATTATTTGCCAAACTTCCGACAAACGCCATGAAGGAGATAATTCACATGGTCCAACAAATCGAAGGATTTTCCTCGGAGAACTGCGGAGATCTGAGCTTCGATGTCAAGGCTTTCGCCGCAGAGACTATGGTCCTGATGAAAAGTGCCGTCACCAAGGCGTCGAGGGCCCATAGCAAGCTCAAGCTCAAGGACATGCAGCCTTCGGAAAAGGAAAGACTACAGCGCGCTCTACAGTCCCAGCTGGTGAACATTACACGGATGCTCAACAAAAACCGACGCCGATGTGGTCCCTTGATCAATTGCAGGAATAAAACCATCAATTCCAATAACGTGGTGCGCAAGAGAGCAATTGCTCCGCTATCTGCCAAATTGAAGCCGCCACAGGCCAATGTAATGGCTCCACAATTGGGAGCGTGTGTTGTTGAGAGTCACAATCTGAGCGATACCAGCGATGAGGAGGAGGTGGGACCTCCGCAGCCTGCTGGTGGCACTCCAATGGGGAATATTCCAAGGAATAATAATCCTCCGCAGAAGCAACCCGTTATATCCCCCAATTTGCCCTTCGTCGTCGaactcagcagcagcagcagcgagtcGGAAATGGAAACCAAGTCCGGCAGAGCTTCTAGGTCCAGGTCCAGCTCCAGCTCTAGTTCTAGATCTAGCTCTAGCGCTAGCTCCGGCTCCGGCTCCGGCTCTGGCTCTGGCTCTGGCTCTGGCTCTGGCTCTGGCTCTGGCTCCGGCTCCGGCTCCGGCTccggctccagctccagcgCTGGCTCCAGATCAAGGCCGGGCTCCAGATCCAGTTCATCTTCGAGCAGCGGCTCCGACTCCGACGATTCCTCCGACGTTGAAGAGGTACCCCTTGTACCCGGAGGACAGATGAGAACAGCCTAA